The following DNA comes from Sebastes umbrosus isolate fSebUmb1 chromosome 8, fSebUmb1.pri, whole genome shotgun sequence.
tcatgaaatttttcgatatactatactatgactttttttcatgtaatttttcaacatactatatcatgacttttcatgaaatttttcgatatactatactatgactttttttcatgtaatttttcaacatactatatcatgacttttcatgaaatttttcgacatactatatgactttttttcatgaaatttttcgacatactatatgactttttttcatgaaattttcgacatgctatactatgactttttttcatgaaatttttcgacatactatatgactttttttcatgaaattttcgacatgctatactatgactttttttcatgaaattttcgacatagtatactatgacttttttttaatgaaaattttcaacatactttactatgacttttgttcatgaaatttttcgacatactatatcatgacttttttcatgtaatttttgacatgctatactatgattttttcatgtaatttttcgacatgctatactatgacttttttcatgaaattttcgacatactatatgactttttttcatgaaattttcgacatgctatactatgactttttttcatgaaatttttcgatatactatactaggacttttttcatgtaatttttcaacatactatgctttgactttttttcatgaacattttcgacatagtatactatgactttttttaatgaaaattttcaacatactttactatgacttttgttcatgaaatttttcgacatactatatcatgacttttttcatgtaatttttgacatgctatactatgattttttcatgtaatttttcgacatgctatactataacttttttcatgaaatatttcgacatattatatgactttttttcatgaaattttcgacatgctatactataactttttttcatgaaatttttcgacatactatatcatgacttttttcatgtaatttttgacatgctatactatgattttttcatgtaatttttcgacatgctatactataacttttttcatgaaatatttcgacatactatatcatgactttttttcatgaaatttttcgatatactatactaggacttttttcatgtaatttttcaacatactatgctttgactttttttcatgaacattttcgacatactatatcatgacttttttcatgtaatttttgacatgctatactatgattttttcatgtaatttttcgacatgctatactatgacttttttcatgaaatatttcgacatactatactatgactttttttcatgtaatttttcaacatactatattatgacttttttcatgaaattttttgaaatactatactgtctttttttcatgtaatttttgacatgctatactatgatttattttcatgaaatctttcgacatgctatactataacttttttcatgaaattttcgacatactatactatgactttttttcatgaaattttcgacatgctatactatgactttttttcatgaaattttcgacatgctatactatgactttttttcatgaaatttttcgatatactatactaggacttttttcatgtaatttttcaacatactatgctttgactttttttcatgaacattttcgacatagtatactatgacttttttttaatgaaaattttcaacatactttactatgacttttgttcatgaaatttttcgacatactatatcatgacttttttcatgtaatttttgacatgctatactatgattttttcatgtaatttttcgacatgccatactatgacttttttcatgtaatttttgacatgctatactatgatgttttttcatgacttttttcatgaacattttcgacatactatactatgactttttttcatgaaatttgtcgacATATACCGTAACTTTTTTTCCGTGTGTGAAAAGTTCACAGAATAGTAGAAAGGTGTGATTTAAATGCAAGCCCAATTACCATTTACTATAGTtgatatgttgaaaaaagtcatagtacaatataatttgttgaaaaaagtcatagtacattatgtcaaaaaaaaatcatcaaaaattGTAGATCAAAAatagtaattaaaaaaatcatagtataggaCAACAGCCAGCAGGACTGATGTTTAAACCGGGATAGAGAAAAGAGCAGCAACAGTCAAACAGGGACTTTTCCAGAGCATTGATATTAACTGGTGATTATACGCAAATTACAAAAAAGCCTTCTCACCAACAGGAAGCAGACAGATGGACAACAAAACAATATCAGAGGTGCAGCAGATTTCAGTGGTTGAAGTGACCCTCAACCTGACGCCCTCTCTGACACTACACTGCTTTCCCACCTGGCATAAACTGTATGCCTGTGGTCTCTATCAGCACACAGTGAAGGGCACAAACACTCCCACAATATATTATAGTAATATATTTACAATTTAACCTCACTTATAATTtcacaaacaaaatacaaatgaatattTCAGAATATAGATTAAATTAACtgcaaaataaacagaagaatTACCAAACAAAAGACAATTTACCAAAGAAGCCTCTAtccactctcctctcttccctggCTACTAAGTTCGGCCTTACAAGGTAATTGACATCAGCTGGAGTTCTAAGGCTCCAGAACAGGCCCCTGGAAGTAGacctcaaagagagagagattagagGAGTtccccaaaataaaagcacaacatagcAACTTCCTGCATTCATCTGCTTTGTCAATCTTTACACAGTCAAAGGGCATGTGAGTGTCTTTTTCCACCGTAGTAAGGGGGATGCTTTCCAGCTTCCTCacaagtacagtatgtcaaaaaaaacgCATGTCGGAAAATGGCATggaaaagccatagtatagtaagtcgtaAAAGCCAcagaaagtcataatatagtatgttgaaaaaagtcacaaaacagaaatagtgtagtatgtcaaaaaagggataaaacatcatagtatatagtatgttgaaaaagtcatgaaaaagtcattgtatgttGAAAAGGTTATAAGAAcgtcatgtcaaaaaatgtttcaaaaagccatagtatagtatcttgaaaaatgtcatagtacacTGTCataaaacgtcatagtatgtcttaaaagtcatattatagtatgttgtagaaaaaagtcatagtatagaatgttgaaaagaaatcacaaaaagtcatagtatagtatatcaaaaaacgtcatagtatggtatgtccaaaaaagtttttaaaaatgtcgtagtatattgaaaaacatcactaaaagtcatagtatgtccaaaaaagtaaacaaaaaaaaaaaagtcataatatagcatgtaaaaaaagtcataaaaaagccatagcatatactatgacttttgtcaTAAAAGAGTTATACCATAGtatattgtaaaaaatgtcatagtatagtatttcattCTCGGACTGCGGCCATCTTCGAactttcattttgatctcacCTACACTGATCTAGACTGCATGTTGCACAGTTGCGACCCTATCGCGCTGAAAAAATCTGTCCATAGAGAGACAGACCGAAATATAAATATCTAGTACTCAAAACTGCTTACGTAGAGACTATCATGCAACGGTTGAAAGGAATGTAGCGTCTTTGCTCCAGTAAAGGCAGACTGTATTTCAGTATTTCTAGATCGGGAAACATATCACCTTACCCTTTCAAAgtaatattatttctttatacacCAGCTGCACATACTTTTTATTTGCTAGAAAATGTGATCTCCATACAAGAAGTGCTCCACatttaaacaaatgtaaataGACCACCGGCATTCAAACTCTATTGAATGTTCCTCCACAGGCAGTGGAAATGTACTCTAAATTGGCAacaaactgttttctttttcttcagcaaCGCAATAAATGTGATGCTGCATGCTTCCGTAAAATAACACAGACAGAGGACTCTCCGGAATAAAAGTCAAAGCCAATATTTTACTGCTTTTACTCAAAATatttgttctgttctgtttccACCACAATCAGCAGGAATGCTATCATGTGTAGAACGGTCGTCCTTTTGTTTAATGACCCACATGAAATATTCATGCATTGCAATCCGATGTAAAATCGGAGCCGTTTCACATGAATAATTAACGACGGCCAACTGGAGATGTGACGCTGCCTACTGTAGCTCTCTCAGTAACGATGTGACTAAAGGCAAACCGTGACAGGTCTTCATCCTGCTCTGCTTCTCCGTTACGTAACAATGCAGAAGAAAACCGTGCTAAGCTTTCACAAAGGAAAAGACCCCGGGCTTTCTGCACCTGTTTTATTTGACATTCacaagtaacacacacacaaaacagaaatgtactGCTCATGCCACAATCGAGTCAGTCCCTCTCCCTAACCATTATTGTGTTATGTGGCTTGACAAATGGCCCTCACCTTTACTGTGGGGCAGACCGGAGCCGGCGTCGATGGGTGTTAGAGTGGTGCTCTAAACTGTGTGAGAACAGAGAAGGGAGCAGAGTTGGTTACAGTGAGTGACTACAAGTGCAGCGGAGGACGTGCAGAGGCTACACCTGAGGAGCTGACAAGAGGTCTCTTTCAGTTGGCGCTGATGACAAAAATAGAGACATTGAAGCAGTATGAGTTCCAAGATATAAACATGTGAAAGAGTCAGAAAAGAGGATATCTTGTGGTAAGTCACAACTCTTCAGAACAAGTGTGTGCTGGCAGCATCAAAAGTTCAGTTGAGAAAGTGTGAGAGCAGCATACTGAAACATTTACATCACACATTACACTTAACAAAACTGTGCACGGTATAAACTTGACAACTTTTAATCCAGCCACATCAGGACATCATAACATTTGTTGCAAATGTGGCTGTGGACACATTCATTGCACAACTAAGAAaacgattttaaaaaaaaaagtggtgttTCACAAGATGTCCATGAATCATGTGAACCACTAACACTAACCGTCACGGACGTAGGAGCGCGGCGCCTTCACAACAGCAGGTCACAGTACAGTCAGTGGCAATGAGTTACGCTGATGAAAACTGTGACTCAGCCGGTGTTTCCCAACGATAGCTTCACCACCTCTACGCTGAAGGCGATATCGGCTCAAACACATACCTCAGCTGAATCATCATGTCAACCTAGAAAGGTCAACCTACTACTGTGAGTCACATAGTCATAAACATAAGCTTACAATCCACTGATCCacaataaaagtgaaaaaatatgtattttgagATGACAAAAAGCTTCTAATTAAGGAATAGATTCTGACATCTTTGTGCTGTAAAGAACAAGATCATTAACTGATCTGATATTCCTCCCGAACATGGAGGAGAAAATAGAGTGTTTACAGTTCTCGTAGTTTTGCATACAGAAGAACTCCCCTGCCTGACATCAGTGTGAGTTGGCGGACAGTTGTTGTTTACGTGCTGATTGATTGCCAGGCCAACGCTCCCAGCTGTCCTCCCACCCAGCACAGAGCCGCTCCCAAGGCTGCCGCCGCCATCACGGCTAGGCTGGCCTTCAGCACAGCGCCGGGGGGTCTGCTGAAGCGGGCGGGGGCCATGCACGCCAGCATGGCCACAGTCACGGTCAGGGTGAAGAAAATGGAGACAGCGGTGTTAATGGCCACAATCTGGCCAAACTTGGCGAAAGGCACAATGAcgcagaagaagagagggaccGTGGAGATCACCGTGGTGACGGCGCTGGACACTATGGCAACACCCACATGATTCACTGCCTCCAGGGTCCGCCTCTGCCTCTCGGCCCTATGTTCctgcaaacaaaacacagattAATAGGTGGAGCGGCTCCTCTTTATTCATGAGCCTTCAGGGCGCTCCTCGCCTTATTAAATCCAAAGATCTTAGTCATTAGCTTGTTTTTGCAAGTGTGTAAACTGAAGACAAATTTACACTCCCATACCGAGTCATGATCAGTCATAGAGGACATGGCCTCCCCAGCCAGCAGGTATCCCTCCACCAGGTGCAGACAGTAATCCACTGAAGATCCCACAAGTATGGACAGAGAAATCGCCTCCACTGCTCCCATCTCCCAGCCCAGCCAATACATGATCGCCACCACCAGACAGATCACTCCTATTGAAGGCCAAAAACTCAGAATTACACACATGATCCCGACCCATGCCTGAATATtccattttaaagaggacctattatgcttttgtgcttttcccctttcctttagtgtgttatatagttttttttaaacatgtaaaaggtctgcaaagttacaaagcccaaagtccatgccaaagggagttactctcccccactgaaactctgctcctgaaaagcctgaaacaccttgcttaaagtcccgccttttcttctgtaacatggtgatgtcatcaagtaacacatttgcataatacctgcctagcggctagtctGGCACGccatcaaacaaagctagttagagcggagagtttggtttggttggccaatcacaacagctaaccaatcagaacagactgGGCTTTTAGGGAtgggggggcaggagctcaaacagagcttttcagacagagggtgaaacgaggtgctgcagcacagccggtattaGAAAAGTGAAGCGTTTTTCAACACTAAAGCACATAAACATGTTCTCATAGAATCCCGaaatgcaagtatgaacctgaaaataagcataataggtcctctttaataacaAGTCACTTCCAAACCTGAATATACAACTTTTCATCTATTACCTAGAATGGTTATGAGtactgggagcagcagcaggagatgTGCAGTAAACACGGACACAGCTGCCACACAGATGGCCAGAGACAGCAGCAGACTCCAGAGGGCACTCTCCACACCTACAAATAGACCAGAGAGCACTATATTATCAGATTTTTACATGCTGCATCCTCTTCagtttgcagaaaaaaaaacctacatCTCTTTGACATGCAGTGCCACCTCTCACTCGCCTATGATTTCCATGAAAATCTGCTTCCAGTGCTCGCAGGTCTGGAAACCCCGTTGCAGGGCGGAGGTCTGCGGGAGGGAGGCGAGCTGCTCCTGGATGAAGTTCTCCCACTGAAGGAAGTCGGAATAGGTCTGAAAGGAGGATTTGCCCTTGTATGTGGTCTTGGGAGAGCAGAGGCAGAGCGTTACGCGTGATGGCACCAGCTGAAAGTGAACTGGAAATGTGCTGCTCTGTGATGCAGGAACATGAAAAGCTGAGAGATGAAGGGACTTACAGACTCAAAGGCCATGGACAGCCAGCGGACCTTGCCTCCGTGCATTCCCACTGCACCGTGGGAGAGCTGTCCCGGTAGCAGGTTGGGCTCAGGGAGAGAGTGACACTCAGTATGGAGCAGAGGCAGAATAGAAGACAGTTTATTACCTGAAGGGAACCGAAGAAGGGACATTGAAATTTAGTTGTTAAGCACTTTATATTACATTGTGTCTAAATTAagaatttagggctgcaactactgattattttcatcttATCATTCCTCCATTGACTGatgcattatttgtttttataaaatgtaagaaaataatgaaaaacatcCATTATAATTTCCCAAACCCCAAGTTAACATCTTCAGTACAGTCCAAAAACCCAAAATATTCTATTTGCTATTAAAGAGCAATAACAAaatcagcaaatattcacatttggcacttttgcttaaaaaaatgtctttaacgATCGAATCgatcattaattttttttgttgataaattaactaatcaattaatcaacagACCATTTCAGCTCTATAAggttttaatgatattttatgGTCAAATAAAAGACTTCACTCTGAATTGTGTTTGGGAGTTACCTGAAGGCAAACACTGCGCTCCTCCTGGCTTCACaagttgtgtgtttgcactAATAGCTTTACAAATTTTGCAAAGACGCCCCATTTCCTGGAAAACATCAAAGTCTGGGTCCAATATAATGCTGCCCTTTGGAGAGAATTAAACACCACATCAACCAAAtgataatataattaaaatctGGCTATGCTTTATTTCTGTTGATTATTAAGATACACTGACACAGGTGTGACCCTCACCATATCTCCAATGACGTGGTTGTCCCTCTGTTCGGTTCGGTTGACTCCCAGGAtgccaaacacaacaaaaaccatCGCCCCAGTGTCGACCAGAGGTCGCACCGCTGGGTGGCCACATGCGCCGCCACTGCATGGGTTGAAGCCAGACGTTTTGGATGATTTTGTTTTGGCAGCAGAAGAGGGATCTTTGAAAATAGAACCAGAGGAAAATCTCTCAGCAggcatttatttatactgtgTAAAAATATCTGTACAACTAGAGTACTGTGGAAAAAATCTTCCAGTGGGTTCAGCTAGTGTCACTTTAAGAAGCTATAGTGTTATATCACTgcattttctctatttttaagACTCAACATGAGAATGAATGACATAAAAGAAGACATTTCAGCAGTGTCACACATTCAGTTTTCTTGATGGGATAACAAACCATCTTCATGGTAATGATGTTTTCTCGCTCACCACTGGGAAGAGGAATATAAAAGGTCCCTTGTGTGGGTCCATCAGGCCCAGAACTGATGCCGCAGCCAGGCGGGTTGACACACACGCGGCTGGGATGAGGTCTCAGGCGGCGCTGGGCAAAGCACAGTCTCCTAAGAGGAGAAAGCAGAGCTGAAATGACAGATTGTCCACTAAAATGACATGACAGGCCATCAAACTTATGCTATGATTTTTCTTCCATTTGTGTTTTCacctgctgtgctgctgctgagacAACGCTACATAAAAGGAAAACTCTGGCGTCCAGCCATGACGGGGTTCACACGAGGTGGATGTGATCATCCAGCTGGGGTACGGGCGGTACACATGGGaaacacacactgtcattcTGGTGGTGTAATTGCCGCGGGGCTGATTATAAGCCTATTCAGATAAAACAAGATTAGTTATAAGCCGCTTTAGCAGCTCATATCGCAGTTGGGTTACATAACCGTACAACTAATTATATTACTGGCTGCTATTACTTTTATTTGCTCTCTAACCTGAAATGATGACACCTCTTCATGCTCTGTGCTGCACATTTTCCATGGGGAGGGAGTGCTGGTGTTGAGGGAGAAGCGGTAAAGGGACACAGAGGCTCCAAGGTCCAACTTTGATATGTAGACTGTAGGTAAAGAGCctaaaacaacagcaaaaagtacaatattttaaaaatgatgggAGAGGTTTTAaatgaggatgaagaggattATTATGAGCTGAGTGTTTTACCTGTTTGGTTGGTGCTTGAATTTGGTTTCACTGAGCTCCGAGGAGCAGTGGATGTTGCTGTGCTCGGGGTCTGCTGATGTGTAGAGAACTTAAATGCTGATGAGGAAGTGTGGGTGTACAAAGGATGGGGCTTTTCCATGAACACACCTGCAGGACACAACATGCAAATCAGACATCTGTTTTGGATCTGTgaagttaaagggtaactttggtattttttcaacctggaccctattttcccatgtttttgtgtctaactgactaatggggacaacagttTCTTAAAGTGGTTCAGTGTTGAGGGAcaacgctgtaaccggcagctgctcacgggctgcaatatggtgctattggggcaagctggcactgtCATTTATGTTCActaaatgtgcttgtttttgccatgacaggctctgattgttattattaagtgtctgacaatattatggaaagagtctcactcAAGAAGacgtctcgttctgaaatctggtgaggtgacatgttgccggaagacagcggtggaatagtggaatacatccatggtgtggTGGAAATGCGAGTGCCAGCCGGTcaaagtttgttgtgttggagtacagaaagtgtatatTAGCGTTATATAATAAtcgattttcaatgtcatggctgaatatatagatgatttccacaacgTGGATGAGGTCTTTAAATTTGATGGCCTCCCGTATGTATTTGAGTacacggatattcagatttcacaaagaGTCTTctacttggacacaataacagactggatcaagagaaaggtaagaaaacgttttatttttctgtagggtcctttccataatgttgtcagacattaGTTTGTTAgtggaaaaaacaagcacttttagtgaacgtaacgttacgtTGCTCATttgccctcgcagctcattTCGCTGCTGCTGGTTACAGCGttttccctcaatactggaccaatttcaaaaattgttgtccccattagtcacttagacacaaaaacatgtgaaaataggggttgaaaaataccaataagttaccctttaactggTGAGTGTGTTTTTATCACTGCCATAGTCTCACCTGAGCACATGGGGCAGGAGATGCCTTGACCGCTGAGGTTGCTCCTCAGAGCCAGCAGAGTCTGGAGGTTTGTGTCCCGGCGGAAAAGAAGTGGGGCGTGAGTCGCCGGCCTCAGGAGACAGCAGCACCCGGCAGATAAGagcaggacgaggaggaagacgCCTGGGCCGACAGGAAGAAAATGATAAATGATGGCAGAGAGGAGGGTCTGATGGAGTAGATAGAGCAGCTGAGAGACAGATCAGGGGCAAGGATCAATTACAGTCACTCCTTAAAAGAGGGAAGCTGATCATGATTCATGATAGGCACTTGCTCTTCCTCTGACAGACCAAATCCCCTCAGGCCGGACAGAGATGGGCTGGAGGTTACTCTCATGTCTAAATCATAGATCAAGATCTGTGAAAACCAAACTATAGAAAGTTCTCCCTGATCTTTTTAAGTTTTCTTGAGTATAAATTGCCGTGTCAAGTAAGTGAGTTCTCAGAGATTTTTGATCAAATCTCACCTAGAACGGCTTTTCTTCGCTCCACAGCTGGCTCTGCCACTAAGTGCTTTAGGACCCACCGGAGATTTGTGCTCACCACACCCACATGCTGCTGCCCTGGAGGGGACAGGGGTGTCTCCACTGACAGGGAAAGAATGGCCGCATCGCCGTCTGTGTCGCAGGAGCCTGGCCGAGACAAAGACAGGGGGCTTAGTAGTGCCTGAACAGCAGCATTTTACAACCTAGATTCCCTTTCCTATTCTCACCCTCCATGATTCACTCAATGTGAGGGAGATAATCTCACCTGGCTCCATCTCCACTGACAGAAGTGCCACATCGTCATCCTCATCTGACAAAGGGCTGTGGCTCGCCGACAGGCCCGAAAACAGCTTCCAGCTTGAGAGTGAGGAGGCAGTTAAGGGAGAGAGACAGCTGAAGGGATTACAACGCGCCTGTGGTGTCGCACAGCgtgcacaaataaaaaaattctcacACAAAAGTAAGGAA
Coding sequences within:
- the disp3 gene encoding protein dispatched homolog 3, which gives rise to MDVEDEPLLFQTSWGGEEEEEEEEEEEDGVAQAAGQSCLSGEAGMCGLWRAVGWVYTQPWASGVVLGVVVSLPCALFAYMLLYCPPLDIDLSYSAFEVHSHFSAERFDALTIAVKTQLGSWDRRRRDLDNSESEALRELLLERLSRQGVFNRTDNEGARSSTPQNDSLHAGDDQKTGEADSRDKRTALDLGQEEMGKHKNLTHRAEEEEERSRDGNSTLPLIRRRRFAPNYYLQSQALWRIELVFVAQGEGDRNIFTPERLQTIHRVERLLMQHPQFHQFCWKPLEMLRDLPLGPSYCSPPSSLLSYLYPSERGGKIYYDGMGPDLADIQGSLSLAITHPQFYWYVDESLSPEHLSSSLLRSEIHFGAPLPSYYSLQDRAHEQRSRFKNFVVQYADILAKQSTSQVKVLYGGTELFDDEVRHTFHNDMMLAVISGACITVLVFVLTSFSVFLTFFGLASIGLSCLMALFLYHVVFGVRYLGILNGVAAFVIIGIGVDDVFVFISTFRQASHLRQPQQRMIYTIKTAGRATFLTSFTTAAAYAANTFSQIPAVHDFGLFMALIVSCCWLCVSALMPAALCIWTECVEPQEHAWLNCWKLFSGLSASHSPLSDEDDDVALLSVEMEPGSCDTDGDAAILSLSVETPLSPPGQQHVGVVSTNLRWVLKHLVAEPAVERRKAVLGVFLLVLLLSAGCCCLLRPATHAPLLFRRDTNLQTLLALRSNLSGQGISCPMCSGVFMEKPHPLYTHTSSSAFKFSTHQQTPSTATSTAPRSSVKPNSSTNQTGSLPTVYISKLDLGASVSLYRFSLNTSTPSPWKMCSTEHEEVSSFQAYNQPRGNYTTRMTVCVSHVYRPYPSWMITSTSCEPRHGWTPEFSFYVALSQQQHSRRLCFAQRRLRPHPSRVCVNPPGCGISSGPDGPTQGTFYIPLPSDPSSAAKTKSSKTSGFNPCSGGACGHPAVRPLVDTGAMVFVVFGILGVNRTEQRDNHVIGDMGSIILDPDFDVFQEMGRLCKICKAISANTQLVKPGGAQCLPSGNKLSSILPLLHTECHSLPEPNLLPGQLSHGAVGMHGGKVRWLSMAFESTTYKGKSSFQTYSDFLQWENFIQEQLASLPQTSALQRGFQTCEHWKQIFMEIIGVESALWSLLLSLAICVAAVSVFTAHLLLLLPVLITILGVICLVVAIMYWLGWEMGAVEAISLSILVGSSVDYCLHLVEGYLLAGEAMSSMTDHDSEHRAERQRRTLEAVNHVGVAIVSSAVTTVISTVPLFFCVIVPFAKFGQIVAINTAVSIFFTLTVTVAMLACMAPARFSRPPGAVLKASLAVMAAAALGAALCWVGGQLGALAWQSIST